In Nicotiana tabacum cultivar K326 chromosome 2, ASM71507v2, whole genome shotgun sequence, the following proteins share a genomic window:
- the LOC107824429 gene encoding protein arginine N-methyltransferase 1: MLKDVVRTKTYQNVIYKNSFLIKDKVVLDVGAGTGILSLFCAKVGAKHVYAIECSSMADMAKEIVKLNGFSDVITVIKGKVEEIDLPVPQVDIIISEWMGYFLLYENMLNTVLYARDKWLVKDGLVLPDKASLYLTAIEDADYKDEKIEFWNSVYGFDMSCIRKQAIMEPLVDTVDQKQIVTNCQLLKTMDISKMASGDASFTVPFKLVAERDDYIHALVAYFDVSFTKCHKLMGFSTGPRSRGTHWKQTVLYLEEGLTLCQGEAVVGSMTVAPNKKNPRDVDIMLKYSVNGRRCFVSRTQHYRMR, from the exons ATGTTAAAGGATGTGGTGAGAACTAAGACTTACCAAAATGTTATTTACAAAAACTCCTTCTTAATCAAGGATAAAGTGGTCCTTGATGTGGGTGCTGGCACAGGAATCCTGTCCCTCTTTTGTGCAAAAGTTGGTGCCAAACATGTTTATGCG ATTGAGTGCTCCAGCATGGCTGATATGGCCAAAGAAATTGTAAAACTCAATGGGTTCTCAGACG TTATAACTGTTATCAAGGGAAAGGTAGAAGAGATTGACCTTCCAGTTCCACAAGTGGACATTATTATTTCTGAGTGGATGGGATATTTTCTACTCTATGAGAACATGTTAAATACTGTCTTGTATGCTCGCGACAAATGGCTG GTAAAAGATGGCCTTGTGCTGCCAGATAAAGCTTCTCTCTATTTAACAGCAATTGAAGATGCTGACTACAAGGATGAGAAAATCGAAT TTTGGAATAGTGTGTATGGTTTTGATATGAGCTGCATTCGGAAGCAAGCTATAATGGAGCCACTTGTTGATACAGTAGATCAGAAGCAGATTGTTACAAACTGCCAATTACTCAAG ACAATGGACATTTCTAAGATGGCTTCTGGTGATGCTTCATTCACAGTTCCATTTAAGTTAGTCGCTGAACGTGATGATTACATTCATGCCCTTGTAGCATACTTTGATGTCTCTTTCACGAAGTGTCACAAATTGATGGGCTTCTCCACAG GACCAAGGTCTCGTGGCACACACTGGAAGCAAACGGTACTCTACCTGGAAGAGGGGCTTACCCTTTGCCAAGGGGAAGCTGTAGTTGGGAGCATGACTGTGGCCCCCAACAAGAAAAATCCTCGAGATGTTGATATAATGCTCAAGTACTCTGTAAATGGTCGGCGTTGTTTTGTTTCAAGAACTCAGCACTATCGGATGCGATAA